The following coding sequences are from one Dermacentor andersoni chromosome 5, qqDerAnde1_hic_scaffold, whole genome shotgun sequence window:
- the LOC126530138 gene encoding uncharacterized protein, with translation MARDRPSSSRTSPAVAEPATRAVTRVPLHSRRQIAALAGRSILPRRAGAVGNTYRFSAVKAAVRRFLKDPIGQPLPKPVENCLTARFKKILRAYATLVAEELRFLQLVQDLEERLAAAGRELGILQERLAQAESHWFSQWWSPRAGDYARGPGC, from the coding sequence ATGGCTCGTGACCGGCCCAGCTCTTCGCGGACGTCACCTGCAGTGGCAGAACCCGCAACGCGTGCGGTAACCCGCGTCCCACTGCATTCACGGCGGCAAATTGCTGCACTTGCCGGCCGCTCAATTTTGCCCCGCCGCGCCGGCGCTGTTGGCAATACCTATCGCTTCAGTGCCGTGAAAGCCGCCGTCCGGCGCTTCCTCAAAGACCCGATAGGCCAGCCACTGCCTAAACCTGTCGAGAACTGCCTAACCGCACGATTCAAGAAAATACTGAGGGCTTACGCCACGCTGGTCGCCGAAGAGCTGCGCTTTCTGCAGCTTGTTCAGGACCTGGAAGAACGATTGGCCGCGGCTGGCCGGGAACTGGGCATCCTACAGGAGCGCCTCGCACAAGCCGAGTCTCATTGGTTCAGCCAGTGGTGGAGTCCACGAGCAG